A window of the Funiculus sociatus GB2-C1 genome harbors these coding sequences:
- the gatB gene encoding Asp-tRNA(Asn)/Glu-tRNA(Gln) amidotransferase subunit GatB translates to MTTAAPVKTQYEAIIGLETHCQLSTQTKIFCNCSTEFGATPNQNVCPVCMGMPGVLPVLDQKVLEYAVKAGLALNSCIAPYSKFDRKQYFYPDLPKNYQISQYDLPIAEHGYLEIELTDAEGKPIRKKIGITRLHMEEDAGKLVHAGSERLSGSTYSLVDYNRTGVPLVEIVSEPDMRSGVEAAEYAQELRRILRYLGVSDGNMQEGSLRCDVNISVRPVGQEKFGTKVEIKNMNSFNAIQRAIEYEIDRQIQAIESGERIAQETRLWEEGSQRTISMRSKEGSSDYRYFPEPDLTPIQVSPEQLEQWKSQLPELPAKKRDRYESELGLSPYDTRVLTEDRTVAEYFEAAVEHKANPKQAANWVMGDITAYTNNNKLSITEIALKPENLAELISLIEDGTISGKIAKEILPELLTNGGSAKALVESKGLVQISDTGELETIIDAVIAASPKELEQYRSGKTKLLGFFVGQVMKQTGGRADPKVTNQLIQQKLNS, encoded by the coding sequence ATGACGACTGCTGCTCCGGTAAAAACTCAATACGAAGCCATCATCGGTCTGGAAACCCATTGTCAACTGAGTACCCAAACCAAGATATTCTGCAATTGCTCCACCGAATTTGGTGCAACACCCAATCAGAATGTCTGTCCGGTATGTATGGGAATGCCTGGGGTATTACCAGTGCTGGATCAAAAGGTGCTAGAGTACGCAGTCAAAGCTGGACTGGCTCTCAACTCTTGCATCGCTCCCTACAGCAAATTTGACCGCAAGCAATATTTTTATCCCGACCTACCCAAAAACTATCAAATTTCCCAGTACGACTTGCCCATCGCCGAACACGGTTATCTAGAGATAGAGTTAACTGATGCGGAAGGGAAACCAATTCGCAAAAAAATCGGCATCACGCGCCTGCACATGGAAGAAGATGCGGGGAAATTGGTTCACGCGGGTAGCGAACGACTCTCAGGCTCCACCTACTCCCTGGTAGACTACAACCGCACAGGCGTTCCTCTAGTAGAAATTGTCTCAGAACCCGATATGCGTTCGGGAGTTGAAGCCGCAGAATACGCCCAAGAACTGCGTCGGATTCTGCGTTATCTTGGCGTGAGCGACGGTAATATGCAAGAAGGTTCCCTGCGCTGCGACGTGAATATCTCCGTGCGTCCAGTTGGTCAGGAAAAATTTGGCACCAAAGTCGAAATCAAGAACATGAACTCCTTTAACGCCATTCAACGGGCGATAGAGTACGAAATCGACCGCCAAATTCAAGCCATCGAATCGGGCGAAAGAATTGCTCAAGAAACGCGGTTGTGGGAAGAAGGCTCTCAACGCACTATCAGTATGCGGAGTAAGGAAGGCTCTAGCGATTACCGCTACTTCCCAGAACCGGATTTGACACCTATCCAAGTTTCCCCGGAACAACTGGAACAGTGGAAGTCACAACTTCCGGAACTGCCAGCCAAAAAACGCGATCGCTATGAAAGCGAATTGGGTTTATCTCCCTATGATACCCGCGTCCTTACCGAAGACCGCACAGTGGCAGAATATTTTGAAGCTGCTGTTGAGCATAAAGCTAATCCCAAACAAGCTGCTAACTGGGTGATGGGTGACATTACAGCCTACACTAACAACAATAAACTCAGCATCACCGAAATTGCCCTGAAACCCGAAAATCTAGCTGAACTCATCTCCTTAATTGAAGATGGCACCATCAGCGGCAAAATCGCCAAAGAAATTCTGCCAGAACTACTCACTAACGGCGGTTCTGCGAAAGCGCTGGTGGAAAGCAAAGGTTTAGTGCAAATCTCCGACACTGGCGAACTTGAAACAATTATCGATGCGGTTATAGCAGCAAGCCCCAAAGAATTAGAACAGTATCGCAGCGGTAAAACCAAGCTACTTGGTTTCTTTGTGGGACAGGTGATGAAGCAAACTGGTGGACGTGCAGATCCTAAGGTGACGAACCAGTTGATCCAACAGAAGTTGAACAGTTAA